A window from Bordetella petrii encodes these proteins:
- a CDS encoding Bug family tripartite tricarboxylate transporter substrate binding protein, translated as MHRRSFLLGAGAAAVALPCVSLARSGYPQRPVTYIVPVAPGGGSDYVGRTVTNAWADVLGTTFIVENQGGGGGVIACQRAMRADADGYTLMQGYVATLATSPATRKVPYDPVRDFTQVGMIGGTPNALVVNAKLPVKTFKEFVAYAKQRGDAMNYGSAGAGSLTHLLMELMQQHVGTKMVHIAYKGISPAFTDLIAQQTQAMFPGLAAAVPHLRSGTVRALALTGEHRNPRFPDVPTFKELGIDGFDDVLQWYGVSGPAGIDAGVVQALNDSLNKTLARPELGKQLDIEAIDPMPMSPAQFADYAKRDFERWARLAKEQNIRLDA; from the coding sequence ATGCATCGCCGTTCATTCCTGCTGGGGGCGGGCGCAGCCGCCGTCGCCCTGCCTTGCGTGTCCCTGGCCCGTTCGGGCTATCCGCAGCGCCCCGTCACGTACATCGTGCCCGTGGCGCCGGGCGGCGGCAGCGACTACGTGGGCCGCACCGTCACCAATGCCTGGGCCGATGTGCTGGGCACGACTTTCATTGTCGAGAACCAGGGCGGCGGCGGGGGCGTGATTGCCTGCCAGCGCGCCATGCGCGCCGACGCCGACGGCTATACCCTGATGCAGGGCTATGTGGCCACGCTGGCCACCAGCCCGGCCACGCGCAAGGTGCCCTACGATCCGGTGCGCGACTTCACGCAGGTGGGCATGATCGGCGGCACGCCCAACGCGCTGGTGGTGAACGCCAAGCTGCCGGTGAAGACCTTCAAGGAATTCGTCGCCTATGCCAAGCAGCGCGGCGACGCGATGAACTATGGCTCGGCCGGCGCCGGGTCGCTGACCCACCTGCTGATGGAACTGATGCAGCAGCACGTGGGCACGAAGATGGTGCACATTGCCTACAAGGGCATTTCGCCCGCGTTCACCGACCTGATCGCCCAGCAGACGCAGGCCATGTTCCCGGGCCTGGCCGCCGCCGTGCCGCACTTGCGCTCGGGCACCGTGCGGGCCCTGGCGCTGACCGGCGAACACCGCAATCCGCGCTTCCCGGATGTGCCCACCTTCAAGGAGCTGGGCATCGACGGCTTCGACGACGTGCTGCAGTGGTATGGCGTGTCGGGCCCGGCCGGCATCGACGCCGGCGTGGTGCAGGCCCTGAACGACAGCCTGAACAAGACGCTGGCGCGCCCTGAACTGGGCAAGCAGCTCGACATCGAGGCCATCGATCCCATGCCCATGAGCCCGGCCCAGTTTGCCGACTACGCCAAGCGCGACTTTGAACGTTGGGCCCGCCTGGCCAAAGAGCAGAACATCCGCCTGGATGCCTGA
- a CDS encoding GntR family transcriptional regulator, whose amino-acid sequence MDWLFNPVADGEFEEIKNTSLGKLVRDQLLGQILSGAVAPGQALRESELVERLKVSRVPVREALRELESSGLVVSRKHSGVYVRQLSDDEVRDLYQFRALLDSHAGRVASRLPAERRQALVRELEGCTEAMDGAIHASNPQAYYRENLRFHWLFIDYAGNKEIAKSYREVIQKLHLARLKNLSTDSHRQQSNAEHKQIVKALRDSTTMAHSDYCAELLDHHVTHAHERLSGLAE is encoded by the coding sequence ATGGACTGGCTGTTCAACCCCGTGGCCGATGGCGAATTCGAAGAAATCAAGAACACTTCGCTGGGCAAGCTGGTGCGCGACCAGTTGCTGGGCCAGATCCTGTCGGGCGCGGTCGCGCCCGGGCAGGCGTTGCGCGAATCCGAACTGGTCGAACGCCTGAAGGTCTCGCGCGTGCCGGTGCGCGAGGCGCTGCGCGAGCTGGAAAGCTCGGGGCTGGTGGTGTCGCGCAAGCATTCGGGCGTGTACGTGCGCCAGCTCAGCGACGACGAAGTGCGCGACCTGTACCAGTTCCGCGCCTTGCTCGACAGCCATGCCGGGCGCGTCGCCTCGCGCCTGCCCGCCGAACGGCGGCAGGCCTTGGTGCGGGAGCTGGAAGGCTGCACCGAAGCCATGGACGGCGCCATCCATGCCAGCAACCCGCAGGCCTATTACCGCGAGAACCTGCGGTTTCACTGGTTGTTCATCGATTACGCCGGCAACAAGGAAATCGCAAAGTCGTACCGCGAGGTCATCCAGAAGCTGCACCTGGCGCGCTTGAAGAACCTGTCCACCGATTCCCACCGCCAGCAGTCCAACGCCGAACACAAGCAGATCGTGAAGGCGCTGCGCGACTCGACCACCATGGCGCATTCCGACTACTGCGCCGAACTGCTCGACCATCACGTCACCCACGCCCACGAGCGGCTGTCGGGCCTGGCGGAATAA
- a CDS encoding MFS transporter, producing the protein METLAGSLENRPAVGTRAREMRKVIWGASLGTAFEWYDFFVYGALAAVLAPLFFPPGMGQTAAFLASLATFGVGLVLRPFGSLVFGRLGDLVGRKYTFLITIVMMGISTIGVGLLPTYASVGAWAPALLVVLRCVQGLALGGEYGGAATYVAEHAEDSKRGTYTSWIQLTATAGFLLSLLVVTATRYATTPEQFNAWGWRIPFLFSVFLLGISIYIRARLNESPVFLQMKAEGKTSRQPIRDAFGNWTNLKYVLLALFGTVAGVTVLWYTGQFFALIFLMKWLKVEPTTAYTLVSLALVLGAPFFVVAGWLSDRWGRKRVIICGFIVGVLTVIPIFKGLTHFANPALDRAIAAAPVTLASSECRLRMFSAPGNACERAREQLNTAGVPYTLVAAPAPGATVQVAGASVDGADPAAIARALREAGYPVKADDAEINRPMVVALIWLLVVIGCVVYGPNGAYLVELFPTRVRYSSMSMAYHIGTGYFGGFALYFATLISTTTGNIYAGLYYPIVVAVISILVAAFLLPETRGWKLDR; encoded by the coding sequence ATGGAAACGCTGGCAGGCAGTCTGGAAAACCGGCCCGCTGTGGGCACCCGCGCCAGAGAGATGCGCAAAGTCATTTGGGGCGCATCGCTGGGCACCGCCTTCGAGTGGTACGACTTCTTCGTCTATGGCGCGCTGGCGGCGGTGCTGGCGCCGCTGTTCTTCCCGCCCGGCATGGGCCAGACGGCGGCCTTCCTGGCCAGCCTGGCCACCTTCGGGGTCGGGCTGGTGCTGCGGCCGTTCGGTTCGCTGGTGTTCGGCCGGCTGGGCGACCTGGTGGGCCGCAAGTACACCTTCCTGATCACCATCGTGATGATGGGCATCTCTACCATCGGCGTGGGCCTGCTGCCCACCTATGCCAGCGTCGGCGCCTGGGCCCCGGCCCTGCTGGTGGTGCTGCGCTGCGTACAGGGCCTGGCGCTGGGCGGCGAATACGGCGGCGCGGCCACCTACGTGGCCGAACATGCCGAAGACAGCAAGCGCGGCACGTACACCAGCTGGATCCAGCTCACCGCGACCGCGGGCTTCCTGTTGTCTTTGCTGGTGGTGACGGCAACCCGCTACGCCACCACGCCCGAACAGTTCAACGCCTGGGGCTGGCGCATCCCCTTCTTGTTCTCGGTGTTTCTGCTGGGTATCTCGATCTACATCCGCGCCCGGTTGAACGAATCTCCGGTGTTCCTGCAGATGAAGGCCGAAGGCAAGACCTCGCGGCAGCCGATCCGCGATGCCTTCGGCAACTGGACCAACCTGAAATACGTGTTGCTGGCCCTGTTCGGCACCGTCGCGGGCGTCACGGTGCTGTGGTACACGGGGCAGTTCTTCGCGCTCATCTTCCTGATGAAATGGCTGAAGGTCGAGCCCACCACGGCCTATACGCTGGTGTCGCTGGCCCTGGTGCTGGGCGCGCCGTTCTTCGTGGTGGCCGGCTGGCTGTCCGATCGCTGGGGCCGCAAGCGCGTGATCATCTGCGGCTTCATCGTGGGCGTGCTGACCGTGATCCCCATCTTCAAGGGCCTGACGCATTTCGCCAACCCCGCGCTGGACCGCGCCATCGCCGCCGCCCCCGTCACCCTTGCTTCGTCCGAATGCCGTCTGCGCATGTTCTCGGCGCCCGGCAATGCCTGCGAGCGGGCTCGCGAACAGCTGAACACGGCAGGCGTGCCTTATACGCTGGTTGCGGCGCCGGCGCCGGGCGCCACTGTCCAGGTGGCCGGCGCCAGCGTCGACGGCGCCGACCCGGCCGCCATCGCGCGCGCCCTGCGCGAGGCGGGCTACCCGGTCAAGGCGGACGACGCCGAGATCAACCGCCCCATGGTGGTGGCGCTGATCTGGCTGCTGGTAGTGATCGGATGCGTGGTGTACGGGCCCAACGGCGCCTACCTGGTCGAACTGTTTCCCACGCGGGTGCGCTATTCCAGCATGTCGATGGCCTATCATATCGGCACCGGCTATTTCGGCGGCTTCGCCCTGTATTTCGCGACGCTGATCTCCACCACCACCGGCAACATCTACGCCGGCCTGTACTACCCCATCGTCGTGGCCGTCATTTCCATTCTGGTCGCGGCCTTCCTGCTGCCCGAAACCCGCGGCTGGAAACTCGACAGATGA
- a CDS encoding MFS transporter yields the protein MTSTPSAGAVPASGSATAFKVLGAISVAHMMNDMIQSILLAIYPMLKDSFNLSFAQIGLITLTYQIAASLLQPCIGLYTDKRPTTYSLPIGMGFTLVGLLLLAFAPSLPYLLVAAALVGTGSSVFHPESSRVARMASGGRHGLAQSLFQVGGNVGSALGPLLAALFIIPHGQASVAWFSLAALFGIVVLVGIGRWYGANRALLKPKARVAGDADAPGRAKVMWALGILGVLIFSKYFYLASLNSYFTFYLMDKFDLSVRSAQLYLFLFLAAVAFGTVAGGPVGDRVGRKIVIWVSILGVAPFTLLLPHANLFWTGVLVVVIGVVLASAFSAIVVYAQELVPGKVGMIAGLFFGFAFGMGGLGAAALGKLADMTSIAYVYQVCAYLPLLGIVAFLLPDIERKKPQAAGLVLSPQMGGTETRLDK from the coding sequence ATGACTTCCACGCCTTCCGCCGGCGCCGTGCCGGCTTCCGGATCCGCCACCGCTTTCAAAGTACTGGGCGCCATCAGCGTGGCCCACATGATGAACGACATGATCCAGTCGATCCTGTTGGCCATCTATCCCATGCTGAAGGATTCGTTCAATCTCAGCTTCGCCCAGATCGGCCTAATCACGCTGACCTACCAGATTGCCGCGTCGCTGCTGCAACCCTGCATCGGCCTGTATACCGACAAGCGGCCCACCACGTATTCGCTGCCCATAGGCATGGGCTTTACCCTGGTGGGCCTGCTGCTGCTGGCTTTCGCCCCTTCGCTGCCGTACTTGCTGGTGGCCGCGGCGCTGGTGGGCACCGGGTCGTCGGTGTTCCACCCGGAATCGTCGCGCGTGGCCCGCATGGCCTCGGGCGGGCGCCACGGCCTGGCGCAGTCGCTGTTCCAGGTGGGCGGCAATGTCGGGTCGGCGCTGGGGCCGCTGCTGGCGGCGCTGTTCATCATTCCGCACGGGCAGGCCAGCGTGGCCTGGTTCTCGCTGGCCGCCCTGTTTGGCATCGTGGTCCTGGTGGGCATCGGCCGCTGGTACGGCGCCAACCGGGCGCTGCTCAAGCCCAAGGCCCGCGTGGCGGGCGACGCCGATGCGCCGGGCCGCGCCAAGGTGATGTGGGCGCTGGGCATCCTGGGCGTGCTGATTTTCTCCAAGTATTTCTACCTGGCCAGCCTGAACAGTTATTTCACCTTCTACCTGATGGACAAGTTCGACCTGTCGGTGCGTTCGGCGCAACTGTATCTGTTCCTGTTCCTGGCGGCGGTGGCGTTCGGCACCGTGGCGGGCGGGCCGGTCGGCGACCGTGTCGGGCGCAAGATCGTGATCTGGGTGTCCATCCTGGGCGTGGCGCCGTTCACGCTGCTGCTGCCGCATGCCAACCTGTTCTGGACCGGCGTGCTGGTGGTGGTGATCGGGGTGGTGCTGGCGTCGGCGTTTTCGGCCATCGTGGTGTATGCCCAGGAACTGGTGCCTGGCAAGGTGGGCATGATCGCCGGCCTGTTCTTCGGCTTTGCCTTCGGCATGGGCGGCCTGGGCGCGGCGGCGCTGGGCAAGCTGGCCGACATGACCAGCATCGCCTATGTGTACCAGGTGTGCGCCTACCTGCCGCTGCTGGGCATCGTGGCGTTCCTGCTGCCCGACATCGAACGCAAGAAACCCCAGGCCGCCGGGCTGGTGCTGAGCCCGCAGATGGGCGGCACCGAAACCAGGCTGGACAAATAG
- a CDS encoding D-2-hydroxyacid dehydrogenase family protein: MSGKPRIVVLDDWENGLRSLVDWTAIGRQADVDIHAGPLAGAGLLAALRNVACVVLMRDRTPMTGELMRQLPGLRHIVFTGTRNRTLDLQAAADLGIQVSHTDWGPSKASTCEMTWALILAAVRRLPSIALTPARAVWRDAGGAPLLPAVLHGERLGLVGLGQIGARVAAAGRALGMDVVAWSPHMTPERAAGHGAQAVDLDTLLSTSRVVSLHLVPADGTRGLLNRERLALMRTDSLLVNTSRAELVDTEALVQALRAGRPGFGAFDVYDTEPLPAAHPLLALPNVLLTPHYGFVSEPVYREFAAGVQRNLLAWLAGQAVPNTLAA; the protein is encoded by the coding sequence ATGAGCGGCAAGCCGCGCATCGTGGTGCTGGACGATTGGGAAAACGGCCTGCGCTCGCTGGTGGACTGGACCGCCATCGGCCGGCAGGCCGACGTCGACATCCATGCCGGGCCGCTGGCCGGGGCCGGCCTGCTGGCGGCGCTGCGCAACGTCGCCTGCGTGGTGCTGATGCGCGACCGCACGCCCATGACGGGTGAGTTGATGCGGCAGTTGCCCGGGCTGCGCCATATCGTGTTCACCGGCACCCGCAACAGGACGCTCGACCTGCAGGCGGCCGCCGACCTGGGCATCCAGGTCAGCCATACCGATTGGGGCCCGTCCAAGGCCAGCACCTGCGAGATGACCTGGGCCTTGATCCTGGCGGCGGTGCGCCGCCTGCCGTCGATTGCGCTGACGCCGGCGCGCGCGGTGTGGCGCGATGCCGGCGGCGCGCCGCTGTTGCCGGCCGTGCTGCACGGCGAACGGCTGGGCCTGGTCGGCCTGGGCCAGATCGGCGCGCGGGTGGCCGCGGCGGGCCGGGCGCTGGGCATGGACGTCGTGGCCTGGAGCCCGCACATGACGCCCGAGCGCGCCGCCGGGCATGGCGCGCAGGCAGTGGACCTGGATACGCTGTTGTCGACCTCGCGCGTGGTCAGCCTGCACCTGGTGCCGGCCGACGGCACGCGTGGCCTGCTTAACCGAGAGCGCCTGGCATTGATGCGGACCGACAGCCTGCTGGTAAACACCTCGCGGGCCGAACTCGTCGACACGGAGGCCCTGGTGCAGGCGTTGCGGGCGGGGCGCCCCGGCTTCGGCGCTTTCGATGTGTACGATACCGAGCCGCTGCCGGCGGCGCACCCCTTGCTGGCGCTGCCGAACGTGCTGCTTACGCCGCACTACGGCTTTGTCAGCGAGCCGGTGTACCGCGAGTTCGCCGCCGGCGTGCAGCGCAATTTGCTGGCCTGGCTGGCCGGCCAGGCCGTGCCGAACACTCTGGCGGCCTGA
- a CDS encoding ArsR/SmtB family transcription factor has product MDIDLIIKALANPVRRDILQWLKEPEKHFSTQEHPLEVGVCAGQFERCGLSQSTMSTHLAVLQRAGLVTTRRIGQWIFYKRNEDTIAAFLRTLGQDL; this is encoded by the coding sequence ATGGACATCGATCTCATCATCAAGGCACTGGCCAACCCGGTGCGCCGCGACATCCTGCAATGGCTCAAAGAGCCCGAGAAGCACTTCTCTACCCAGGAACACCCGCTGGAAGTCGGCGTATGCGCCGGCCAGTTCGAACGCTGCGGCCTGTCGCAATCGACCATGTCCACGCACCTGGCCGTGCTGCAGCGCGCCGGGCTCGTCACCACGCGCCGCATCGGCCAATGGATCTTCTACAAGCGCAACGAAGACACCATCGCGGCATTCCTGCGCACGCTCGGCCAGGATCTCTAG
- a CDS encoding AraC family transcriptional regulator, giving the protein MPRRPIPPADPARSRLADDYQHVPRLVTAMAKDFVPSDTTGPHSHPRGQLVYAIEGVMRVSTPDGFWTLPSLRALWVPPGTIHGIQMVGKVSMRTLYVHANAADTLWDRCQVVEVSGLLRELILALAAEPIEYALDGRGGQIAALLLTELRAAPVVPIQIPWPHDRRLQTVCRAILAQPGLARTVDDWGDEVGASGRTLIRLFQAELGLNYRQWVQQVRLADALHRLSLGQPVARVAAELGYRSPSAFSAMFRRALGSPPQAYLHDS; this is encoded by the coding sequence ATGCCCCGCCGACCGATCCCGCCCGCCGACCCCGCCCGCAGCCGCCTTGCCGACGACTACCAGCACGTGCCGCGCCTGGTCACGGCCATGGCCAAGGATTTCGTGCCCAGCGACACCACCGGCCCGCACAGCCACCCGCGCGGCCAGCTGGTGTACGCCATAGAAGGCGTGATGCGCGTCAGCACGCCCGACGGCTTCTGGACCCTGCCCTCGCTGCGCGCGCTGTGGGTGCCGCCCGGCACCATCCACGGCATCCAGATGGTGGGCAAGGTGTCGATGCGCACCCTGTATGTGCACGCCAACGCGGCGGATACGCTGTGGGACCGCTGCCAGGTGGTCGAGGTGTCGGGCCTGCTGCGCGAACTGATCCTGGCGCTGGCGGCCGAACCCATCGAGTACGCGCTGGACGGCCGCGGCGGGCAGATCGCCGCGCTGCTGCTTACCGAGCTGCGGGCGGCGCCGGTCGTTCCCATACAGATTCCGTGGCCGCACGACCGCCGCCTGCAGACGGTCTGCCGGGCCATTCTGGCCCAGCCCGGCCTGGCGCGCACCGTGGACGACTGGGGCGACGAGGTGGGCGCCAGCGGCCGCACCCTGATCCGCCTGTTCCAGGCCGAACTGGGCCTGAACTACCGGCAATGGGTACAGCAGGTGCGGCTGGCCGATGCGCTGCACCGCCTGTCGCTGGGGCAGCCGGTGGCGCGGGTGGCGGCGGAACTGGGCTACCGCAGCCCCAGCGCGTTCAGCGCGATGTTCCGCCGCGCGCTGGGCTCGCCGCCGCAGGCGTATCTGCACGACAGCTAG
- a CDS encoding GntR family transcriptional regulator: MTQAGTRGPLDDGAPAPRKRTSLSSSAIYERIKNMAATYEFKPGERINEIELSKRLEVSRTPLREVLNQLMVEGFLERTANKGFTSRPLDAKQVFDLYEYRLGIETAIARLACKRATDAGIDELAAATMRDNSIPDDSDSAELLALDEDFHMGLARLTRNEEFVRALANVNARIQYVRWIDMRNGRRPYTQAEHVGIIEALKSRDETALVALLESHIARRQDQITEVIKLGYSEIYTRSKP; encoded by the coding sequence ATGACCCAGGCAGGTACCCGCGGCCCGCTCGATGACGGCGCACCGGCGCCGCGCAAACGCACCTCGCTCAGTTCCTCGGCGATCTACGAACGCATCAAGAACATGGCCGCCACGTATGAATTCAAGCCGGGCGAGCGCATCAACGAGATCGAGCTGTCCAAGCGCCTGGAGGTCAGCCGCACGCCGCTGCGTGAAGTCCTGAACCAGCTCATGGTCGAAGGCTTCCTGGAACGCACCGCCAACAAAGGCTTCACCAGCCGGCCGCTGGACGCCAAGCAGGTCTTCGACCTGTACGAATACCGGCTGGGCATCGAAACCGCCATCGCGCGCCTGGCCTGCAAGCGCGCCACCGACGCCGGGATCGACGAGCTGGCCGCGGCCACCATGCGCGACAACTCGATTCCCGACGATTCGGATTCCGCCGAACTGCTGGCCCTGGACGAAGACTTCCACATGGGGCTGGCCCGCCTGACCCGCAACGAAGAATTCGTGCGCGCGCTGGCCAATGTCAACGCGCGTATCCAGTACGTGCGCTGGATCGACATGCGCAACGGCAGACGGCCCTACACCCAGGCCGAGCACGTCGGCATTATCGAGGCCCTGAAATCGCGCGACGAAACCGCGCTGGTGGCATTGCTGGAATCGCACATCGCCCGCCGCCAGGACCAGATCACCGAAGTCATCAAGCTGGGCTATTCCGAGATCTACACCCGCAGCAAACCATGA
- a CDS encoding OsmC family protein — protein sequence MIDIEATVSWSRQPHEAFSDQRYSRAHTWRFDGGAEVAASSSPHIVPLPYSAAAHVDPEEAYVASLSSCHMLVYLAIAAKRGYVVDSYQDRAAGVMEKNPQGQLFISRVTLHPRVAYRGAAPDEAAEQALHHAAHQQCFIANSVRTVIDTVIER from the coding sequence ATGATCGATATCGAGGCCACCGTTTCCTGGTCGCGCCAGCCGCACGAGGCTTTTTCCGACCAGCGCTACAGCCGCGCGCACACCTGGCGCTTCGACGGCGGCGCGGAAGTGGCGGCCTCGTCGTCGCCCCACATCGTGCCGCTGCCTTATTCAGCGGCCGCCCATGTCGATCCGGAAGAAGCCTACGTCGCGTCGCTGTCGAGCTGCCACATGCTGGTGTACCTGGCCATTGCGGCCAAGCGCGGCTACGTAGTAGACAGCTACCAGGACCGCGCGGCGGGCGTCATGGAAAAGAACCCGCAGGGGCAGCTGTTCATCAGCCGTGTCACGCTGCATCCGCGCGTGGCTTACCGCGGCGCGGCGCCGGACGAGGCCGCCGAGCAGGCGCTGCACCACGCAGCGCACCAGCAGTGCTTCATCGCCAACTCGGTGCGCACCGTGATCGACACCGTCATCGAGCGCTGA
- a CDS encoding alkene reductase, which translates to MPTIFDPIAAGDLQLSNRVVMAPLTRNRAPGAVPTEMMATYYTQRASAGLIITEATAITHQGQGYAQVPGLYSAEQLAGWKRVVDAVHAAGGKIVVQLWHVGRISHTTLQPDNGAPVAPSALRANSKTYLVHADGTGEFVPTSEPRALRLDELPGIVEDYRRAARAAIEVGFDGVEVHAANGYLIDQFLRSGSNQRTDAYGGSIENRARLLVQVMDAVTGEIGAGRTGIRISPVTPANDASDPQPQPLFDYAVRKLAGYGLAYVHVIEGATGGPRDFQQGEQPFDYAALRDAYHQAGGKGAWMANNDYDASLAERAVETGQADLIAFGKPFIANPDLVRRLREQAPLNEPDKATFYGGGAQGYIDYPALA; encoded by the coding sequence ATGCCCACGATATTCGACCCCATCGCCGCCGGCGACCTGCAACTGTCCAATCGCGTCGTCATGGCGCCGCTTACCCGCAACCGCGCGCCCGGCGCCGTGCCCACTGAAATGATGGCCACGTACTACACGCAGCGCGCCAGCGCCGGCCTGATCATCACCGAGGCCACCGCCATCACCCACCAGGGCCAGGGCTATGCCCAGGTGCCCGGCCTGTATTCGGCCGAGCAACTGGCGGGCTGGAAGCGCGTCGTCGACGCCGTGCACGCGGCCGGCGGCAAGATCGTGGTGCAGCTGTGGCATGTGGGCCGCATTTCGCATACGACGCTGCAGCCCGATAACGGCGCGCCGGTGGCGCCCTCGGCGCTGCGCGCCAATTCCAAGACCTATCTGGTACATGCCGACGGCACCGGCGAATTCGTGCCCACGTCCGAACCGCGCGCGCTGCGGCTGGACGAACTGCCCGGCATCGTCGAAGACTATCGCCGCGCCGCGCGCGCCGCCATCGAAGTCGGCTTCGACGGCGTGGAAGTCCATGCCGCCAACGGCTACCTGATCGACCAGTTCCTGCGCTCGGGCAGCAACCAGCGCACCGACGCCTACGGCGGCAGCATCGAAAACCGCGCCCGCCTGCTGGTGCAGGTCATGGACGCGGTCACCGGCGAAATCGGCGCAGGCCGCACCGGCATCCGCATCTCGCCCGTCACGCCCGCCAACGACGCCAGCGATCCGCAGCCCCAGCCGCTGTTCGACTACGCGGTGCGCAAGCTGGCCGGCTACGGCCTGGCCTACGTGCACGTCATCGAAGGCGCCACCGGCGGCCCGCGCGACTTCCAGCAGGGCGAGCAGCCGTTCGACTACGCCGCCCTGCGCGACGCCTACCACCAGGCCGGCGGCAAAGGCGCCTGGATGGCCAATAACGACTACGACGCCAGCCTGGCCGAACGCGCCGTCGAAACCGGCCAGGCCGACCTGATCGCCTTCGGCAAGCCGTTCATCGCCAACCCCGACCTGGTGCGCCGCCTGCGCGAACAGGCGCCGCTGAACGAACCCGACAAGGCCACGTTCTACGGCGGCGGCGCGCAGGGTTATATCGACTATCCGGCGCTGGCCTGA
- a CDS encoding MmgE/PrpD family protein, protein MALNTQVDADRNAPPVTRILAEHAINHPSRGWSDEVEHEAHRTFMNWLGCAVGAARHEAAEAALQAVQVLQPAAQATVLGRAERVDIGSAALVNGITSHTFDFDDTHLKTIIHPAGPVCSAVLALAEHTGASGRQIIDAIVLGVDVSCRVGNMVYPHHYDRGWHITGTTGGLGAAAACARLLGLDVEQATMALGIAASQPVGLREQFGTMTKPFHPGAAAQAGLMAALMAQAGFTASPRAIEAPRGFAQVVSTKFDWNEITDELGKRFEISFNAYKPFACGIVIHPSIDACVQLRQQGVTPQNLQRIDLKVHSLVLELTGKKEPADGLQGKFSVYHGCAAGLIFGRASEDEYADEIVNRPDVVEVRRKVQAIVDDSIGEASVIAEATLTDGRTVRVHVEHAIGSLQRPMTDADLEAKFRGMADAILGAGQASELIAACWKLAQAADAGQLVRLARAGAAA, encoded by the coding sequence ATGGCTCTGAACACCCAGGTCGATGCCGACCGCAATGCACCGCCCGTTACCCGCATCCTGGCCGAACACGCCATCAACCATCCGTCGCGCGGCTGGAGCGACGAGGTCGAGCACGAGGCCCATCGCACCTTCATGAACTGGCTGGGCTGCGCCGTGGGCGCGGCGCGACACGAAGCGGCCGAGGCCGCGCTGCAGGCCGTGCAGGTGCTGCAGCCGGCCGCCCAGGCCACGGTGCTGGGCCGCGCCGAGCGCGTGGACATCGGCAGCGCGGCGCTGGTCAACGGCATTACGTCGCACACGTTCGACTTCGACGACACCCACCTGAAAACCATCATCCATCCGGCCGGCCCGGTATGTTCGGCCGTGCTGGCGCTGGCCGAGCACACCGGCGCCAGCGGCCGCCAGATCATCGACGCCATCGTGCTGGGCGTCGATGTTTCTTGCCGCGTGGGCAACATGGTCTACCCGCATCACTACGACCGCGGCTGGCACATTACCGGCACCACCGGCGGGCTGGGCGCGGCGGCCGCCTGCGCGCGGCTGCTGGGCCTGGACGTGGAGCAGGCCACCATGGCGCTGGGCATCGCGGCATCGCAGCCCGTCGGCCTGCGCGAGCAGTTCGGCACCATGACCAAGCCGTTCCACCCCGGCGCGGCGGCCCAGGCCGGCCTGATGGCGGCCCTGATGGCGCAGGCCGGCTTTACCGCCAGCCCGCGCGCCATCGAGGCGCCGCGCGGCTTTGCGCAAGTGGTCTCGACCAAATTCGACTGGAACGAAATTACCGACGAACTGGGCAAGCGTTTCGAGATCTCGTTCAACGCCTACAAGCCGTTCGCCTGCGGCATCGTCATCCATCCCAGCATTGACGCGTGCGTGCAACTGCGCCAGCAGGGCGTCACGCCGCAGAACCTTCAGCGCATCGACCTGAAGGTGCACTCGCTGGTGCTGGAGCTGACCGGCAAGAAGGAACCGGCCGACGGCCTGCAGGGCAAGTTCAGCGTCTACCACGGTTGCGCCGCCGGGCTGATCTTCGGGCGCGCTTCCGAAGACGAATACGCCGACGAAATCGTCAACCGGCCGGACGTGGTCGAGGTGCGCCGCAAAGTGCAGGCCATTGTCGACGACAGCATCGGCGAAGCCAGCGTGATCGCCGAAGCCACGCTGACCGATGGCCGAACTGTGCGCGTGCACGTCGAGCACGCCATCGGCTCGCTGCAGCGTCCCATGACCGACGCCGATCTGGAAGCCAAGTTCCGCGGCATGGCCGACGCCATCCTGGGGGCCGGGCAGGCCAGCGAGCTGATCGCGGCCTGCTGGAAGCTGGCCCAGGCCGCCGACGCCGGGCAGCTTGTCCGCCTGGCGCGCGCCGGAGCCGCGGCATGA